One Mycobacteroides abscessus ATCC 19977 genomic window carries:
- a CDS encoding acyl-CoA dehydrogenase family protein — MSPSGNTERQMLRDTVRSLVTKRADSAAVRTAFESERGYDENLWAVLCEQVGAAALLIPEESGGAGGELADAAVVVEELGRGLVPSPLMGTLWAELALLEAGYEGELLEALAAGESIGAVAFDPGYVVNGDIADVVLTVQGETVCRAGQVTALALSTLDPTRRLASIAVGAAEPVGTAPGLIDKAGLLLAAEQVGAAARALDLTVEYTKTRVQFGRAIGSFQALKHRMADLYVLVESARATVYQAIHDLTPEGATVARIKASEALSAVSGDSIQLHGGIAITWEHDAHLYFKRAHGSALLLGTPRQLLPNLETAAGL; from the coding sequence GTGAGTCCTTCCGGAAACACCGAACGGCAGATGCTGCGCGACACGGTCCGGTCTCTGGTCACCAAGCGGGCCGACTCCGCAGCGGTCCGCACCGCGTTCGAATCCGAACGCGGGTACGACGAGAACCTGTGGGCCGTCCTGTGTGAACAGGTCGGTGCCGCGGCACTGTTGATCCCGGAGGAATCGGGCGGAGCCGGGGGCGAACTCGCGGATGCCGCTGTCGTGGTCGAGGAACTCGGCCGCGGGCTGGTGCCCAGCCCACTGATGGGCACGCTCTGGGCAGAGCTGGCGCTTCTGGAAGCCGGATACGAGGGCGAGCTGCTGGAGGCGCTGGCCGCCGGTGAATCGATCGGTGCGGTCGCCTTCGACCCCGGATATGTCGTCAACGGAGACATCGCCGACGTGGTGCTCACCGTGCAGGGCGAGACCGTGTGTCGGGCGGGGCAGGTCACCGCACTCGCGCTGTCCACCCTGGACCCCACCCGTCGGCTGGCCTCGATCGCAGTGGGCGCCGCCGAGCCCGTGGGGACTGCCCCGGGGTTGATCGACAAGGCCGGGCTGTTGCTGGCTGCCGAACAGGTGGGGGCCGCAGCACGTGCACTGGATCTCACCGTCGAGTACACCAAGACGCGGGTCCAGTTCGGACGCGCCATCGGAAGCTTTCAGGCCCTCAAGCATCGGATGGCCGACCTGTACGTGCTGGTCGAATCCGCACGCGCCACCGTGTATCAGGCCATCCACGATCTGACACCGGAGGGTGCGACCGTGGCGAGAATCAAAGCCAGCGAAGCACTTTCGGCGGTATCTGGCGATTCCATCCAACTGCACGGCGGTATCGCCATCACCTGGGAACATGACGCGCACCTGTACTTCAAGCGTGCTCACGGCAGCGCACTGCTGCTGGGTACGCCGCGCCAGCTGCTGCCAAATCTGGAGACCGCTGCCGGACTCTGA
- a CDS encoding acyl-CoA dehydrogenase — protein sequence MKFDLDTQQRDFAASIDAALSVADVPAAARAWAAGNHGPGLAVWSTLAELGVTALAVSEKYDGIGAHPVDLVVALEGLGKWAVPGPVVESVAVAPVLLSSHEDGAEPSTRLASGELIATVAAPPIAPRALDADIAGLVLIADDIGIREAQAGAQHESIDATRRVFDVQPKEAGISLDTSRAIDFGVLAISAQLIGAGQALLDRAVAYAKQRSQFGRPIGSYQAVKHKLADVHIALELARPLVYGAALSLADQSPTAARDASAAKVAAAKAAYLAARSALQTHGAIGFTAEYDLSLWILKVRALTSAWGTSEWHRARVLEAL from the coding sequence GTGAAATTCGATCTGGACACCCAACAGCGCGACTTCGCCGCCAGCATCGACGCGGCGCTGTCGGTAGCCGATGTTCCGGCCGCGGCGCGTGCCTGGGCCGCGGGTAATCACGGCCCCGGCCTGGCGGTGTGGTCCACGCTCGCCGAACTCGGCGTCACCGCCCTCGCGGTATCCGAGAAGTACGACGGCATCGGGGCACATCCCGTGGATCTGGTTGTTGCCCTTGAAGGCTTGGGCAAGTGGGCCGTGCCCGGCCCAGTCGTCGAGTCGGTCGCGGTGGCCCCGGTGTTGCTGTCCAGCCACGAGGACGGAGCGGAGCCGTCCACACGTCTTGCCTCCGGCGAATTGATCGCCACGGTCGCCGCGCCACCGATCGCCCCCCGCGCCCTGGACGCCGACATCGCCGGGCTCGTGCTCATCGCCGACGACATCGGCATCCGCGAGGCGCAGGCCGGCGCGCAGCACGAATCGATTGATGCGACCCGCCGTGTCTTCGACGTCCAACCGAAGGAAGCCGGTATCTCACTCGACACCAGTCGCGCCATCGACTTTGGTGTGCTTGCCATTTCGGCGCAGCTGATCGGGGCCGGACAAGCCCTGCTGGACCGTGCCGTAGCGTACGCCAAACAGCGTTCTCAATTCGGCCGTCCGATCGGCTCGTACCAGGCCGTGAAGCACAAGCTGGCCGATGTGCACATCGCACTGGAGCTGGCCCGGCCCCTGGTATACGGCGCAGCACTGTCCCTCGCTGACCAATCCCCCACTGCCGCACGCGATGCCAGTGCCGCGAAGGTCGCCGCGGCTAAGGCCGCATACCTCGCTGCCCGCTCCGCCCTGCAGACGCATGGCGCCATTGGTTTTACCGCCGAATACGACCTGTCGTTGTGGATCCTCAAGGTACGGGCACTGACCTCGGCATGGGGTACCTCGGAATGGCACCGTGCACGAGTGTTGGAGGCACTGTGA
- a CDS encoding acyl-CoA dehydrogenase family protein has product MDLLLDDETEAFRAEVREFLVSNVPNPPLPSYDSPEGAAAHRQWERTLYDAGFSAVSWPKEYGGRDVTPLQWVIFEEEYFKAGAPARISQNGMFLLGPTLFAHGSKDQLDRVLPKMANGEEIWAQAWSEPESGSDLASLRSPARKVDGGWRLSGQKIWSSRAPFADRAFGLFRSDPDAQRHQGLTYFMFDLKAEGITVRPIPQLDGDPGFAEIFLDDVFVPDEDVIGAVHDGWRVAMSTSSNERGMSLRSPGRFLATADRLVELWKSVPENEFASERVADAWIAAQAYRLHTFGTVTRLAGGGELGAESSITKVFWSELDVALHETAIDLRGAEGELTNAWTDGYLFSLGGPIYAGTNEIQRNIIAERILGLPRESSASARTGGAK; this is encoded by the coding sequence GTGGACCTACTTCTTGACGATGAGACCGAGGCGTTCCGGGCCGAGGTCCGCGAGTTCCTCGTATCCAATGTCCCCAATCCGCCGCTGCCGTCCTATGACTCACCGGAAGGTGCGGCGGCACACCGGCAATGGGAACGCACCCTGTACGACGCGGGATTCTCCGCCGTGTCCTGGCCCAAGGAATACGGCGGCCGAGATGTCACGCCGCTGCAGTGGGTGATCTTCGAAGAGGAATACTTCAAGGCCGGTGCGCCCGCGCGCATCAGCCAGAACGGCATGTTCTTGTTGGGGCCGACGCTGTTCGCCCACGGCAGCAAGGACCAGCTGGATCGCGTGCTTCCGAAGATGGCCAACGGGGAAGAGATCTGGGCACAGGCATGGTCCGAGCCCGAGTCCGGCAGCGACCTGGCGTCGCTGCGCTCCCCCGCTCGAAAGGTGGACGGGGGCTGGCGTCTGTCTGGCCAGAAGATCTGGAGTTCACGAGCGCCCTTCGCGGACAGAGCATTCGGCTTGTTCCGTTCCGATCCGGACGCGCAGCGCCATCAGGGTCTGACGTATTTCATGTTTGATCTGAAGGCGGAGGGCATCACCGTGCGCCCGATCCCGCAGCTCGACGGTGATCCCGGGTTCGCGGAAATCTTCCTGGACGACGTGTTTGTGCCCGATGAAGACGTCATCGGCGCGGTGCATGACGGCTGGCGCGTGGCGATGAGCACCTCGAGCAACGAGCGTGGCATGTCGCTACGCAGCCCCGGACGCTTCCTGGCCACCGCAGACCGCCTGGTCGAGCTGTGGAAATCGGTTCCGGAGAACGAGTTCGCATCCGAACGCGTTGCCGACGCCTGGATCGCGGCGCAGGCATACCGGCTGCACACATTTGGCACCGTGACCCGGCTGGCCGGTGGCGGGGAGCTTGGCGCCGAATCCTCGATCACCAAGGTGTTCTGGTCCGAGCTCGATGTCGCCTTGCACGAGACCGCAATCGACCTGCGCGGGGCCGAGGGCGAGTTGACGAATGCTTGGACGGACGGATACCTGTTCTCGCTCGGCGGTCCGATTTATGCGGGCACCAACGAGATTCAGCGCAATATCATCGCCGAGCGCATCCTGGGCCTACCCAGAGAAAGCAGCGCAAGCGCTCGCACGGGAGGTGCCAAGTGA
- a CDS encoding FadD3 family acyl-CoA ligase — protein MESAQQTPGLTIPAALDQAAARFGERDALYADGSWLSFSELRARARRFAAALIALGVEHGQRLAIWSPNSWHWPIACLGGQYAGAAVVPMNTRYTVDEATDILQRSHARVLVSVGKFLGTDRIEQLDTSSLPDLRHIVRVAVEDGDESGWDAFVAHGDGVSDGDIDTRKAAVSSEDISDILFTSGTTGRSKGVLCMHRQPLAASLAWATYGEFTENDRYLCVNPFFHNFGYKAGILACLQTGAALMPQLTFDPEKAMAAVQEHKITVLPGAPTIFQMLLDHPARKNYDLTSLRYSVTGAAVVPVVLIERMQSELDFDLVLTAYGLTETQGFATICRSDDDAVTVATTCGRPMLGYELRIDGAEKPGDEGEVLLRSANVMKGYLDDPKATAEAIDDDGWLHTGDIGKLDARGNLTITDRLKDMYICGGFNVYPAEIEQVLMRLDGVADVAVIGVPDARLGEVGKAYIVLKPGATLNADSVIEYSAKHVANFKKPRFVDFLDELPRNLGGKVVKPTLRAMHGEQRRAQKESS, from the coding sequence ATGGAATCGGCGCAGCAGACACCCGGGCTCACCATTCCGGCAGCGTTGGACCAGGCAGCCGCACGTTTCGGCGAGCGCGATGCCCTCTACGCGGACGGCTCCTGGCTCTCATTTTCCGAACTGCGCGCCCGCGCCCGGCGCTTCGCCGCCGCGTTGATCGCACTCGGTGTCGAGCACGGCCAACGACTCGCCATCTGGTCGCCGAACTCATGGCATTGGCCCATCGCCTGCCTGGGTGGGCAATACGCCGGGGCCGCCGTCGTCCCCATGAACACCCGCTACACCGTGGACGAGGCGACCGACATCCTGCAGCGCAGCCACGCTCGGGTGTTGGTGTCTGTCGGAAAGTTCCTCGGCACCGACCGCATCGAGCAGCTCGACACCTCGTCGCTGCCCGACCTGCGACACATCGTGAGAGTCGCGGTGGAGGACGGCGACGAATCCGGCTGGGACGCGTTCGTCGCGCACGGGGATGGCGTCAGCGATGGGGACATTGACACACGCAAAGCCGCGGTGAGTTCCGAAGACATCAGCGACATCCTCTTCACCTCCGGTACCACCGGTCGCAGCAAGGGCGTGCTGTGCATGCACCGCCAACCGCTGGCGGCCTCGCTGGCCTGGGCCACCTACGGCGAGTTCACCGAAAACGATCGCTATCTGTGCGTCAACCCGTTCTTTCACAACTTCGGCTACAAGGCCGGGATTCTCGCGTGTCTGCAGACCGGCGCCGCGCTCATGCCACAGTTGACCTTCGATCCCGAAAAGGCAATGGCCGCAGTTCAAGAGCACAAAATCACCGTGCTTCCCGGCGCACCCACCATCTTCCAGATGCTCCTCGACCATCCCGCACGCAAGAACTACGACCTGACCTCGCTGCGGTACTCCGTGACAGGTGCGGCGGTGGTGCCGGTGGTGTTGATCGAGCGCATGCAATCCGAGTTGGACTTCGATCTGGTACTCACCGCGTACGGCCTCACCGAGACTCAGGGCTTCGCCACCATCTGCCGCTCCGATGATGACGCCGTCACCGTCGCCACCACCTGCGGGCGGCCCATGCTCGGTTACGAACTGCGCATCGACGGAGCCGAAAAGCCCGGTGACGAGGGAGAAGTGCTCCTGCGCAGCGCCAACGTGATGAAGGGTTACCTGGACGATCCGAAGGCCACCGCCGAGGCCATCGACGACGACGGCTGGCTGCACACCGGTGACATCGGCAAGCTTGACGCACGCGGAAACCTGACCATCACCGACCGCCTCAAGGACATGTACATCTGCGGTGGATTCAACGTGTACCCCGCCGAGATCGAACAGGTGCTGATGCGCCTCGACGGTGTGGCCGATGTGGCCGTCATCGGGGTACCCGACGCACGGCTCGGCGAGGTCGGCAAGGCGTACATCGTTCTCAAACCGGGTGCCACGCTCAACGCCGACTCCGTGATCGAATACAGCGCAAAGCATGTGGCGAATTTCAAGAAACCGCGGTTTGTCGATTTCCTCGATGAGCTTCCCCGCAACCTGGGCGGCAAGGTGGTCAAGCCCACGCTGCGGGCCATGCATGGCGAACAGCGCAGGGCACAGAAGGAGAGCAGTTAG
- the ipdE1 gene encoding acyl-CoA dehydrogenase IpdE1: protein MSDDQVRTEIREWLAENLVGEFAELKGLGGPGSEHEAFEERLAWNRHLAAAGWTCLGWPVEHGGRGATVSQRVIFYEEYARAEAPHKVNHLGEELLGPTLIAYGTPEQQQRFLPAIRDVTELWCQGYSEPGAGSDLANVSTSAVLDGGDWVINGQKVWTSLALQSQWCFVVARTEPGSSRHKGLSYLLVPLDQPGVEIRPIIQLTGTSEFNEVFFDNARTSADLVVGEPGDGWRVAMGTLTFERGVSTLGNQITYARELSRLAELAKSNGAADDPAIRERLAQAYVGMRTMRAYALATMDEERPGQDNVSKLLWANWHRDLGELAMEIIGTSTLLTNAGEMDEWQRLFLFSRADTIYGGSNEIQRNIISERVLGLPREAR from the coding sequence ATGTCCGATGATCAGGTACGCACCGAAATCCGGGAATGGCTGGCGGAGAACCTCGTCGGAGAGTTCGCCGAGCTGAAGGGGCTCGGCGGGCCCGGCAGCGAGCACGAGGCCTTCGAGGAGCGTCTTGCCTGGAATCGTCACCTGGCCGCGGCGGGCTGGACCTGCCTGGGCTGGCCGGTAGAGCACGGGGGCCGCGGGGCCACGGTGAGCCAACGCGTCATCTTCTACGAGGAGTACGCCCGTGCCGAGGCGCCGCACAAGGTCAACCACCTGGGTGAGGAGCTGCTCGGTCCGACGCTTATCGCCTACGGCACTCCCGAGCAACAGCAGCGCTTCCTGCCCGCCATCCGCGACGTCACGGAGCTGTGGTGCCAGGGATATTCCGAACCCGGCGCGGGCTCGGATCTGGCCAACGTGTCCACCTCTGCAGTGCTGGACGGGGGCGACTGGGTGATCAACGGGCAGAAGGTGTGGACCTCACTGGCACTGCAGTCGCAATGGTGCTTCGTGGTGGCGCGCACCGAGCCCGGCTCCTCGCGTCACAAGGGTTTGTCGTATCTGCTTGTGCCCCTTGACCAGCCGGGTGTCGAGATTCGGCCCATCATCCAGTTGACCGGCACCTCGGAGTTCAACGAGGTGTTCTTCGACAACGCGCGTACCTCCGCCGATTTGGTGGTCGGCGAGCCCGGCGACGGCTGGCGCGTCGCCATGGGTACGCTGACTTTTGAGCGTGGTGTCTCGACCCTTGGTAACCAGATCACCTATGCCCGTGAGCTTTCCAGGCTCGCCGAGCTTGCCAAGTCCAACGGCGCGGCAGACGATCCGGCCATTCGTGAACGCTTGGCGCAGGCCTACGTGGGTATGCGTACCATGCGCGCCTATGCGCTGGCCACCATGGACGAAGAACGGCCCGGCCAGGACAATGTGTCAAAGCTGTTGTGGGCCAACTGGCATCGTGACCTAGGTGAATTGGCGATGGAAATCATCGGCACGTCGACGCTGCTGACGAATGCGGGCGAGATGGACGAATGGCAGCGGTTGTTCCTGTTTTCTCGTGCTGACACCATCTACGGCGGATCCAATGAGATCCAGCGCAACATCATCTCCGAGCGGGTGCTCGGTCTACCCAGAGAGGCTCGCTAA
- the ipdF gene encoding (5R,7aS)-5-hydroxy-7a-methyl-1-oxo-2,3,5,6,7,7a-hexahydro-1H-indene-carboxyl-CoA reductase, whose amino-acid sequence MNLAEAPTEIEGHGLLKGKAVVVTAAAGTGIGSSTARRALVEGADVVVSDYHERRLTETRDELAALGLGKVAAVVCDVTSTEAVDALITESVAALGRIDVLVNNAGLGGETPVADMTDDQWDRVLDVTLTSTFRATRAALRYFREAGHGGVIVNNASVLGWRAQYGQSHYAAAKAGVMALTRCSAIEAVEHGVRVNAVAPSIARHKFLDKVTSSDLLDKLSSDEAFGRAAEPWEVAATIAFLASDYSSYLTGEVISVSSQRA is encoded by the coding sequence ATGAACCTGGCAGAGGCGCCGACAGAGATCGAGGGCCATGGCCTCCTGAAGGGCAAGGCCGTCGTCGTGACCGCAGCGGCCGGCACCGGAATCGGCTCGTCGACCGCGCGGCGGGCACTGGTCGAGGGTGCCGACGTGGTCGTCTCCGACTATCACGAGCGTCGCCTGACCGAGACGCGGGACGAACTCGCCGCGCTAGGGCTCGGCAAGGTCGCGGCGGTGGTGTGCGATGTCACCTCTACCGAGGCGGTCGACGCATTGATCACAGAATCCGTTGCGGCCCTGGGCCGTATCGATGTGCTGGTGAACAATGCGGGCCTTGGTGGAGAGACTCCGGTCGCCGATATGACCGACGACCAGTGGGACAGGGTGCTCGATGTGACCCTCACCTCGACTTTCCGGGCGACCCGTGCGGCCCTGCGCTATTTCCGCGAGGCGGGCCACGGCGGGGTGATCGTCAACAACGCGAGCGTGTTGGGCTGGCGCGCGCAATACGGACAGTCGCACTATGCCGCCGCCAAGGCCGGCGTCATGGCCCTGACTCGCTGCAGTGCCATCGAGGCCGTCGAGCACGGGGTGCGCGTCAACGCGGTCGCTCCGAGCATCGCTCGGCACAAGTTCCTCGACAAGGTGACTTCCTCGGACCTGCTGGACAAACTGTCCTCCGACGAGGCCTTCGGCCGCGCTGCCGAGCCGTGGGAGGTCGCGGCCACCATCGCCTTCCTGGCCAGCGACTATTCGAGCTACCTGACCGGCGAGGTCATCTCGGTATCCAGCCAGCGGGCGTGA
- a CDS encoding TetR/AcrR family transcriptional regulator: MDKVSEVRESDALRAGGSPQPSRRDELLSLAAEMFAERGLRATTVRDIADAAGILSGSLYHHFDSKEAIVDELLRDFLEGLFARYREIAAANLNPVDTLKGLFLASFDAIETKHAQVAIYQAEAPRLLSQERFAYLNELNTEQRQLWLEVLRDGIAQGYFRPDLDVAVVYRFIRDATWVSVRWFRPGGSRTAQEVAEQYLSIVLGGITVGSFSNSPEK; the protein is encoded by the coding sequence GTGGACAAGGTGTCAGAGGTGCGAGAGTCGGACGCACTGCGCGCGGGCGGCTCACCGCAGCCGTCTCGGCGCGATGAGCTGTTGAGCCTTGCCGCCGAGATGTTCGCCGAGCGCGGTCTGCGGGCGACCACCGTGCGGGATATCGCCGACGCCGCCGGCATTCTGTCGGGCAGCCTCTATCACCATTTCGACTCCAAGGAAGCGATCGTCGACGAGCTGCTGCGTGACTTTCTCGAGGGTTTGTTCGCGCGTTATCGCGAAATTGCCGCCGCGAATCTGAATCCTGTCGACACCCTCAAGGGCCTGTTCCTGGCGTCCTTCGACGCTATCGAGACCAAGCACGCGCAGGTCGCCATCTATCAGGCGGAGGCGCCCCGACTGCTCTCGCAAGAACGGTTCGCCTACCTCAACGAGCTCAACACCGAGCAGCGCCAGCTATGGCTGGAAGTGCTGCGTGACGGCATTGCGCAGGGTTACTTCCGCCCCGACCTGGATGTGGCGGTGGTGTACCGATTCATCCGCGACGCCACCTGGGTGTCGGTGCGGTGGTTCCGTCCCGGTGGCTCACGTACGGCGCAGGAAGTCGCCGAACAGTATCTTTCGATCGTTCTCGGCGGGATCACCGTCGGGTCATTCTCGAATAGCCCTGAAAAATAA
- the fadA6 gene encoding steroid 3-ketoacyl-CoA thiolase FadA6, with protein MSEAYIIDAVRTAVGKRNGALSKVHPLDLGAATFKGLFDRVDVDPDAIDDVYMGVLDAIGGQAGNAGRLAWLAGGYPEEVPGATVDRQCGSSQQAISFAAQAVMSGTADLIVAGGFQNMSQIPISAAMLVGKEYGFTSPTAESEGWLHRYGDQEISQFRGAEMIAEKWDISREEMERFALSSHEKAFAAIRNGHFDNEIIPVGDFRVDEGPRESTLEKLASLNPLVEGGRLTAALASQISDGGSATLVASERAVKAHGLTPRARVHHISARGDDPVFMLTGPIPATRYALEKTGLTMDDIDVVEINEAFAPVVLAWAKELDVDLKKVNPNGGAMALGHPLGATGAKLFATMLNELERTGGRYGLQTMCEGGGTANVTIIERL; from the coding sequence ATGTCTGAGGCGTACATCATTGACGCTGTGCGTACCGCTGTCGGTAAGCGCAACGGCGCGCTGTCCAAGGTGCACCCGCTGGATCTGGGTGCGGCCACCTTCAAGGGGTTGTTCGACCGCGTGGACGTGGATCCCGACGCCATCGACGACGTGTACATGGGTGTGCTTGATGCCATCGGCGGGCAGGCCGGAAATGCCGGACGTCTGGCCTGGCTCGCGGGCGGATACCCGGAAGAGGTGCCGGGTGCCACCGTCGATCGGCAGTGTGGCTCGAGTCAGCAGGCCATTTCCTTTGCCGCCCAAGCTGTTATGTCCGGCACCGCGGACCTGATCGTGGCGGGTGGTTTTCAGAACATGAGCCAGATTCCGATCTCGGCCGCCATGCTCGTTGGCAAGGAATATGGATTCACCTCGCCCACGGCCGAGTCCGAGGGCTGGCTGCACCGCTACGGCGATCAGGAGATCTCCCAGTTCCGCGGTGCGGAAATGATCGCCGAGAAGTGGGACATCAGCCGTGAGGAGATGGAGCGTTTCGCGCTCTCCAGTCATGAGAAGGCCTTCGCCGCAATCCGTAACGGGCACTTCGACAACGAGATCATCCCGGTCGGCGACTTCCGCGTCGACGAGGGGCCGCGCGAATCCACCCTGGAGAAGCTGGCCAGCCTGAATCCCCTGGTCGAGGGCGGCCGTCTCACCGCGGCGTTGGCTTCGCAGATTTCCGATGGCGGCAGCGCCACGCTGGTCGCCTCGGAGCGGGCCGTCAAGGCGCACGGGCTTACGCCGAGGGCGCGGGTCCACCACATCAGTGCCCGGGGCGACGACCCGGTGTTCATGCTGACCGGACCGATCCCTGCCACCCGGTACGCGCTGGAGAAGACCGGTCTGACCATGGATGACATCGACGTCGTGGAGATCAACGAGGCATTTGCGCCCGTCGTGCTGGCCTGGGCCAAGGAGCTCGACGTCGACCTGAAGAAGGTCAACCCGAACGGCGGGGCGATGGCTTTGGGGCACCCGCTGGGTGCCACCGGGGCCAAGCTGTTCGCCACCATGCTCAACGAGTTGGAGCGCACCGGCGGCCGCTATGGCCTGCAGACGATGTGCGAAGGCGGTGGCACGGCCAACGTCACCATCATCGAACGCCTGTGA
- the ipdC gene encoding (3aS,4S,5R,7aS)-5-hydroxy-7a-methyl-1-oxo-octahydro-1H-indene-4-carboxyl-CoA dehydrogenase — protein sequence MTQVLKTALTQLVGIEHPVVQTGMGWVAGPRLVAATSNAGGLGILASATMTLDELIAAVAKTKSLTDKPFGVNIRADAGDATERIDLLIREKVKVASFALAPKQDLIAKLKDNGVVVVPSIGAAKHAKKVAAWGADAVIVQGGEGGGHTGPVATTLLLPSVLDAVKDTGMPVVAAGGFFDGRGLAAALSYGAAGVAMGTRFLLTSDSSVPDGVKQRYLASDLAGTVVSTRVDGMPHRVLRTELVEKLESGSRVRGFTAAVRNAAKFKKMTGMSWASMVKDGLAMRHGKELTWSQVLMAANTPMLLKAGLVEGNTNAGVLASGQVAGILDDLPSCHELIDAIVTDAVAHLKAANATIL from the coding sequence GTGACGCAGGTGCTCAAGACAGCACTGACCCAGCTGGTCGGTATCGAGCATCCCGTCGTGCAGACGGGTATGGGCTGGGTCGCCGGACCACGCCTGGTGGCCGCCACCTCCAACGCGGGCGGGCTGGGCATCCTGGCCTCGGCGACGATGACACTGGACGAGCTCATCGCGGCCGTCGCCAAGACCAAATCACTGACCGACAAGCCCTTTGGGGTGAACATCCGGGCCGATGCCGGTGACGCCACCGAGCGCATCGATTTGCTCATCCGCGAGAAGGTCAAGGTCGCCTCATTCGCGTTGGCACCCAAACAGGACCTGATCGCCAAGCTCAAAGACAATGGCGTGGTGGTGGTTCCGTCCATCGGAGCGGCCAAGCACGCCAAGAAGGTCGCCGCCTGGGGCGCCGACGCGGTGATCGTGCAGGGCGGCGAGGGCGGGGGCCACACCGGCCCGGTCGCCACCACCTTGCTACTGCCCTCGGTACTCGATGCCGTCAAGGACACCGGAATGCCCGTCGTCGCCGCCGGCGGCTTCTTCGACGGACGCGGCCTGGCAGCCGCGTTGTCGTACGGGGCCGCAGGTGTCGCCATGGGCACCCGCTTCCTGCTGACGTCCGACAGCAGCGTCCCGGACGGCGTCAAACAGCGCTACCTGGCCTCCGATCTCGCCGGCACCGTGGTTTCCACCCGTGTCGACGGCATGCCGCACCGGGTGCTGCGCACCGAGCTCGTCGAAAAGCTCGAAAGTGGTTCGCGGGTACGTGGTTTCACCGCTGCGGTGCGCAACGCCGCCAAGTTCAAGAAGATGACGGGCATGTCATGGGCATCCATGGTCAAGGATGGCCTGGCGATGCGGCACGGCAAGGAGCTCACCTGGTCACAGGTGCTCATGGCCGCGAACACGCCGATGCTGTTGAAGGCAGGACTCGTCGAGGGCAACACGAATGCCGGTGTGCTGGCCTCAGGTCAGGTTGCGGGCATCCTCGATGACCTGCCGAGCTGCCACGAGCTGATCGATGCGATCGTCACGGACGCCGTCGCGCATCTCAAGGCCGCCAACGCGACCATCCTCTGA
- a CDS encoding CoA-transferase subunit beta gives MSEATRAEVCAVACAELFRDAGEIMASAMSTMSSVGARLARLTFSPDLVLSDGEALLMADTPAIGAASPIEGWMPFRKVFDVVASGRRHVVMGANQIDRYGNQNLSAFGPLQHPTRQMFGVRGAPGNTINHATSYWVGNHTARVFGNSVDVVSGVGYDKVDPANPAYKYLGVFRVVSNLGVFDFNGPEHQMRALTLHPGVTADDVASNTSFEVHGLADAGETRLPTAEELRLIREVIDPKSFRDKEVKQ, from the coding sequence ATGAGTGAGGCAACCCGCGCTGAGGTATGCGCCGTGGCGTGTGCCGAGTTGTTCAGGGACGCAGGCGAAATCATGGCCTCCGCGATGTCGACGATGTCTTCGGTCGGTGCCCGGCTGGCGCGCCTGACCTTCTCCCCCGACCTCGTGCTCTCGGACGGCGAGGCCTTGCTCATGGCGGATACCCCGGCTATCGGCGCAGCCTCGCCGATCGAGGGCTGGATGCCGTTCCGCAAGGTATTCGACGTGGTGGCCTCCGGCCGTCGCCATGTCGTCATGGGCGCCAACCAGATTGATCGCTACGGCAATCAGAACCTCTCGGCGTTCGGCCCCTTGCAGCACCCCACCCGGCAGATGTTCGGGGTACGCGGCGCCCCGGGCAACACGATCAACCACGCCACCTCATACTGGGTGGGCAACCACACGGCGCGCGTGTTCGGGAACTCGGTCGACGTGGTCTCCGGTGTCGGCTACGACAAGGTCGATCCGGCGAACCCGGCCTACAAGTACTTGGGCGTGTTCCGCGTCGTTTCGAACCTGGGCGTCTTCGACTTCAACGGCCCGGAGCACCAGATGCGCGCCCTGACCCTGCACCCCGGTGTCACGGCCGATGACGTCGCGTCCAACACCAGCTTCGAGGTACACGGGTTGGCCGATGCCGGCGAGACCCGGCTACCCACCGCGGAAGAGCTGCGGCTCATCCGGGAAGTAATCGATCCGAAGTCATTCCGGGACAAGGAAGTAAAGCAGTGA